One genomic segment of Mycolicibacterium gilvum includes these proteins:
- a CDS encoding thiolase family protein produces the protein MAEAVIVEAVRSAVGKRNGALAGIHPAELSAQVLNGLVERAGVDPALVDDVIWGCVMQAGEQALDIARTAVLSAGWPETVPGVTVDRQCGSSQQSLHFAVAGVIAGHYDVVVAGGVESMSRTPMGSSLANGGNPYGESFKARYAQTPNQGVGAEMIAEQWGLSRTQLDEFSLRSHEKAAAAQDSGAFKDQIVGIKTKDADGNDTVVLEDGGIRRGGTVESMAKIKPAFREDGVIHAGNSSQISDGSAALLLMSAEKAKDLGLKPLAKVHTAVLAGADPVIMLTAPIPATQKALKKSGLSLDQIGAFEVNEAFAPVPMAWLKDIGADETKLNPNGGAIALGHPLGGSGARILTTLLYHMRDNNIQYGLQTMCEGGGQANATILELL, from the coding sequence ATGGCTGAAGCCGTCATCGTTGAGGCTGTCCGGTCTGCTGTCGGAAAGCGCAACGGCGCCCTGGCGGGCATCCATCCCGCCGAGCTGTCGGCCCAGGTCCTCAACGGCTTGGTCGAGCGTGCGGGTGTCGATCCCGCGCTCGTCGACGATGTCATCTGGGGCTGCGTCATGCAGGCCGGCGAGCAGGCGCTCGACATCGCCCGCACCGCGGTGCTGTCGGCGGGCTGGCCCGAGACCGTCCCGGGTGTGACCGTGGACCGCCAGTGCGGCTCCAGCCAGCAGTCGCTGCACTTCGCCGTCGCCGGTGTGATCGCGGGCCATTACGACGTGGTCGTCGCCGGTGGCGTCGAGTCGATGTCGCGGACCCCGATGGGCTCCTCGCTGGCCAACGGCGGCAACCCCTACGGCGAGTCGTTCAAGGCCCGCTACGCCCAGACCCCGAACCAGGGCGTCGGTGCCGAGATGATCGCCGAGCAGTGGGGCCTGTCGCGCACCCAGCTCGACGAGTTCTCCCTGCGCTCGCACGAGAAGGCCGCTGCAGCACAGGATTCCGGCGCCTTCAAAGACCAGATCGTCGGCATCAAGACCAAGGACGCCGACGGCAACGACACCGTCGTACTCGAAGACGGCGGCATCCGCCGCGGCGGCACCGTGGAGTCGATGGCCAAGATCAAGCCCGCCTTCCGCGAGGACGGTGTGATCCACGCCGGCAACTCCAGCCAGATCTCCGACGGGTCCGCCGCGCTGCTGCTGATGTCGGCCGAGAAGGCCAAGGACCTCGGTCTCAAGCCGCTGGCCAAGGTGCACACCGCGGTGCTCGCCGGCGCCGACCCGGTCATCATGCTGACCGCGCCGATCCCGGCCACCCAGAAGGCGCTCAAGAAGTCCGGCCTGAGCCTGGACCAGATCGGTGCGTTCGAGGTGAACGAGGCCTTCGCCCCCGTGCCGATGGCATGGCTGAAGGACATCGGCGCCGACGAGACCAAGCTGAACCCCAACGGCGGCGCGATCGCGCTGGGCCACCCGCTCGGCGGATCGGGTGCGCGCATCCTGACCACGCTGCTGTACCACATGCGGGACAACAACATTCAGTACGGCCTGCAGACCATGTGCGAGGGTGGCGGCCAGGCCAACGCGACCATCCTGGAACTCCTGTGA
- a CDS encoding acetyl-CoA hydrolase/transferase family protein, protein MPQELTADQAAARLEPADSLGIPLGPGQPPAFLRALGERTDWTDLRVYGALLAVGTELFSRPGVHYLSGFYGPLERALRDSGANIEFTPADFRRFGPLLERQAPRVMTTVATPPDADGWCSLSLHAGGTVEELRRAGADPQRVLVVETSDAFPRTFGLGERYRHALHLDEIDVLVPSTDAPLALPTAPPTDVDTRIARHAVTFIRSGATLQTGIGSIPSQIATLLAEGDGGDYGLHSEMFTDGCMQLHRAGKVTNAAKEHFAGVSVTTFAMGSSELYAWLDGNTDVAFLPVEVVNSPEEIAANRHMVSINGALAVDLQGQVVADTINGDQFSGIGGAEDFVAGTGLELSDRSLVCLPSTFEKDGVLQSRIVPWFGPGAVITTPRHHVDVIVTEFGAAELEGRTVQERGHALAAIAHPDFRADLAAAADRAAKGRSPVL, encoded by the coding sequence ATGCCTCAGGAACTGACCGCCGACCAGGCTGCCGCACGGCTCGAACCCGCTGACTCCCTCGGCATCCCACTGGGGCCGGGGCAGCCCCCGGCGTTCCTGCGCGCGCTGGGAGAACGCACCGACTGGACCGATCTGCGGGTCTACGGTGCCCTGCTGGCCGTCGGCACCGAGCTGTTCTCGCGGCCCGGCGTCCATTACCTGTCCGGCTTCTACGGCCCGCTCGAACGCGCCCTGCGCGACAGCGGGGCGAACATCGAATTCACCCCCGCCGACTTCCGTCGCTTCGGGCCGCTGCTGGAACGGCAGGCGCCGCGGGTGATGACGACGGTGGCGACGCCCCCCGACGCCGACGGCTGGTGCTCGCTGTCCCTGCACGCGGGCGGCACCGTCGAGGAGTTGCGCCGCGCGGGCGCCGATCCGCAGCGCGTTCTGGTCGTCGAGACGTCCGACGCCTTCCCCCGAACCTTCGGTCTGGGGGAGCGCTACCGGCACGCGCTGCACCTGGACGAGATCGATGTTCTGGTGCCCTCGACCGATGCGCCGCTGGCGCTGCCGACGGCGCCGCCGACCGACGTCGACACCCGCATCGCCCGGCATGCGGTGACGTTCATCAGATCCGGTGCGACGTTGCAGACCGGGATCGGTTCGATCCCGAGCCAGATCGCGACGCTGCTGGCCGAGGGCGACGGCGGCGACTACGGACTGCACAGCGAGATGTTCACCGACGGCTGCATGCAGTTGCACCGGGCGGGAAAGGTCACCAACGCGGCCAAGGAGCACTTCGCCGGGGTGAGCGTGACGACCTTCGCGATGGGTTCGAGCGAGCTCTACGCGTGGCTCGACGGCAACACCGACGTCGCGTTCCTGCCCGTCGAGGTGGTGAACTCCCCCGAGGAGATCGCCGCCAACCGGCACATGGTGTCGATCAACGGTGCGCTGGCGGTCGACCTGCAGGGTCAGGTCGTCGCCGACACCATCAACGGCGACCAGTTCAGCGGGATCGGCGGCGCCGAGGACTTCGTGGCGGGCACCGGGCTGGAGCTGTCGGACCGCTCCCTGGTCTGCCTGCCGTCGACCTTCGAGAAGGACGGTGTGCTGCAGTCGCGGATCGTGCCGTGGTTCGGGCCGGGAGCGGTGATCACGACGCCCCGCCATCACGTCGACGTCATCGTCACCGAGTTCGGCGCCGCCGAGCTCGAGGGCAGGACCGTGCAGGAGCGGGGTCATGCGCTGGCGGCGATCGCCCATCCCGACTTCCGGGCCGACCTCGCGGCGGCCGCCGACCGGGCCGCGAAGGGCCGCTCACCGGTGCTCTGA
- a CDS encoding FadR/GntR family transcriptional regulator, which yields MARSTPLAPMIGPDAVASRTAVRSPKTAELVAGTLRRMVVEGQLKDGDFLPNEAELMAHFGVSRPTLREAVRVLESERLVEVRRGSRTGARVRVPGPEIVARPAGLLLELSGATIADLLTAKSAIEPMAARLLAESGSAAAFDELEQLLEELVADSHQSPRLAEATGAFHLRVVQLSGNATLSIVAGMLHEITVRHTAFVFNERRPVSKADYETLLRSYRRLLQFLRSRDADGAEAHWRRHLDKTRELLLAGLESVPVRDVMG from the coding sequence GTGGCCCGCAGTACACCGCTGGCGCCGATGATCGGGCCGGACGCCGTCGCCTCGCGCACCGCCGTGCGCTCCCCCAAGACCGCGGAGCTCGTCGCGGGCACCCTGCGCCGGATGGTCGTCGAGGGACAGCTCAAGGACGGCGACTTCCTGCCCAACGAGGCCGAATTGATGGCCCATTTCGGGGTGAGCCGACCCACGCTGCGCGAGGCCGTCCGCGTGCTGGAATCGGAACGCCTCGTCGAGGTGCGCCGCGGATCGCGCACCGGCGCCCGGGTGCGCGTGCCCGGACCCGAGATCGTGGCCCGACCGGCGGGACTTCTGCTGGAACTGTCCGGCGCGACGATCGCGGACCTTCTCACCGCGAAGTCGGCGATCGAACCGATGGCCGCGCGGCTGCTGGCCGAATCCGGTTCGGCCGCAGCGTTCGACGAGCTCGAGCAGCTTCTCGAAGAGCTCGTCGCCGACAGTCATCAGTCGCCGCGGCTCGCGGAGGCCACCGGCGCCTTCCACCTGCGCGTGGTGCAGCTGTCGGGCAATGCCACGTTGAGCATCGTCGCCGGCATGCTGCACGAGATCACGGTCAGGCACACGGCTTTCGTGTTCAACGAACGCCGGCCGGTGTCGAAGGCCGACTACGAGACGCTGCTGAGGTCCTACCGCCGGCTCCTGCAGTTCCTGAGGTCCCGCGACGCCGACGGCGCCGAGGCGCACTGGCGCAGGCATCTCGACAAGACGCGCGAGCTGCTGCTGGCCGGTCTGGAGAGCGTGCCGGTCCGCGACGTGATGGGCTAA
- a CDS encoding IS4-like element ISMfl1 family transposase, with protein sequence MPRAGWRKPESDRRLSDLVSVGVLTRVFPPAMVDEVIEATGRTQVRHRALPARVMAYFAIGMGLYSDGSYEDVLSQLTDGLAWASGWREQYQLPGKSAIFQARERLGSQPLAALFARVARPLGAADTPGTWVAGRRVVAIDGTCLDVADSPVNEEFFGRPGVNKGEKSAFPQARLLAVAECGTHAIFAATIGAYRDAESTMVEHVLDALTPEMLVLADRGFFSYALWRNASDTGADLLWRVSTGRNGPTPTHVEDLADGSWLAHLRAAKDRHGEPMLARVIDYTVDDGRDNPVAYRLLTTLTDPDTAPAVELAAAYAQRWEIESVFDELKTHQRGSKVVLRSKSPDLVLQEIWGYLCCHYAIRSLMSQAAHHSGHDPDRLSFTAALRVVRQSVAHQGAFSP encoded by the coding sequence ATGCCTCGCGCGGGTTGGCGGAAGCCTGAATCGGATCGTCGGTTGTCGGATCTGGTGTCTGTGGGTGTCCTGACGAGGGTGTTCCCGCCGGCGATGGTTGATGAGGTGATCGAGGCGACGGGGCGTACTCAGGTGCGTCATCGTGCACTGCCGGCACGGGTGATGGCGTATTTCGCCATCGGCATGGGCCTGTACTCCGATGGCTCCTACGAGGATGTGTTATCCCAGCTCACGGATGGTTTAGCGTGGGCTTCCGGGTGGCGTGAGCAGTATCAGTTGCCGGGGAAGTCGGCCATTTTCCAGGCGCGGGAGCGATTGGGGTCCCAGCCGTTGGCTGCGTTGTTCGCGAGGGTCGCTCGTCCGTTGGGCGCGGCGGATACGCCGGGGACGTGGGTGGCCGGACGCAGGGTGGTCGCGATCGACGGGACGTGCCTGGATGTGGCGGATAGCCCGGTCAATGAGGAGTTCTTCGGGCGTCCGGGGGTGAACAAGGGTGAGAAGTCGGCGTTTCCGCAGGCGCGGTTGTTGGCGGTCGCCGAGTGCGGCACTCATGCGATCTTCGCGGCCACGATCGGCGCCTACCGCGACGCGGAGTCCACGATGGTCGAGCACGTGCTCGATGCACTGACACCGGAAATGCTCGTGCTGGCTGATCGTGGATTCTTCTCATACGCGTTGTGGCGTAACGCTTCCGATACCGGAGCCGATCTGCTGTGGCGCGTGAGCACCGGACGCAACGGCCCGACCCCCACTCACGTCGAGGATCTCGCCGACGGTTCGTGGCTGGCCCACCTGCGCGCGGCCAAGGACCGACACGGCGAGCCAATGCTGGCTCGCGTCATCGACTACACCGTCGACGACGGCCGCGACAACCCCGTGGCCTACCGGTTGCTCACCACGCTGACCGACCCGGACACCGCACCCGCGGTCGAGTTGGCGGCCGCGTACGCCCAGCGCTGGGAGATCGAGAGCGTCTTCGACGAACTCAAGACCCACCAGCGTGGGTCGAAGGTGGTGCTGCGGTCGAAGTCGCCCGACCTCGTCCTGCAGGAGATCTGGGGATACCTGTGCTGCCACTACGCGATTCGCTCGTTGATGAGCCAAGCCGCACACCACAGCGGACACGACCCGGACCGACTCAGCTTCACCGCCGCGTTGCGCGTCGTGCGCCAATCCGTCGCCCATCAGGGCGCTTTTTCCCCCTAA